In a genomic window of Magnolia sinica isolate HGM2019 chromosome 14, MsV1, whole genome shotgun sequence:
- the LOC131225117 gene encoding phospholipase A1 PLIP2, chloroplastic-like, whose protein sequence is MDGLCFKPGGISSSLPFPASGGLDARTLPAQVSALGRGSSVSASANGISVESSATAASSSSGKSSSFTSLWSSGEKRNDKIAPEDREEEEELEGEEIDPPPRSKKQRESWVLKILHVGSIWSENRKKSDDVSEVEERGEGDAAVRDQGRCSSCDEDGSDGCRVGDEDEVGFDRESFSRLLRRVSLLEARVYAKMSYLGNLAYSIPNIKPGNLLKHQGLRFITSSLEKRAQYLNVEKEQNSSLEMKVKSTEPEKQALGQTPETLTEIEEAEGERQRKNGYRISALAAYQIAATAASYLQSHTRSILPFGSAKTEKMEDLPKGGAGNNRKTEITSSEVASLVATTNSMTVVVAGKEEMKQAVAKDLRSAHSSPCEWFICDDDSCGTRFFAIQGSESLASWQANLLFEPIQFEGLNVLVHRGIYEAAKGIYEQMLPEVRAHLKSCGNSATLRFTGHSLGGSLALLVNLMLLIRGEAPLSSLLPVITFGSPSIMCGGDYLLRKLGLPQSHVQAITMHRDIVPRAFSCSYPDHVAELLMAVNGNFRNHPCLKNQKLLYAPMGELLILQPDENFSPQHHLLPSGSGLYLLGHPVSNSADLARQLQAAQAVFLNSPHPLEILSDPSAYGSDGAIYRDHDMNSYLRSVRGVIRQELKHIRKAKREQRRKAWWPLVASQGLHASTTVGRQTGSANVGQLQLNFSGVFRNGRESLKRFSRLVASQHVHLLVLFLFPARSLLLETFSITSFN, encoded by the exons ATGGACGGTCTGTGTTTCAAACCCGGCGGGATCTCGTCATCTCTACCGTTCCCTGCCAGTGGCGGTCTCGACGCCCGTACGCTTCCGGCGCAGGTTAGTGCGCTGGGGCGTGGGAGCAGCGTTTCAGCAAGTGCCAACGGCATTTCGGTAGAAAGTTCTGCAACAGCGGCTTCGTCTTCGTCGGGGAAGTCGTCCTCCTTCACGTCTCTGTGGTCCAGCGGCGAGAAGCGAAATGACAAAATTGCCCCTGAAGacagagaggaggaggaggagcttgaAGGAGAGGAGATCGATCCTCCGCCGCGATCGAAGAAGCAGCGGGAGAGTTGGGTTTTGAAAATACTCCATGTTGGGTCGATCTGGTCGGAGAATCGGAAGAAGTCCGACGATGTTTCGGAGGTGGAAGAGAGGGGAGAAGGCGATGCGGCAGTGCGTGATCAGGGCCGTTGCTCTAGCTGCGACGAGGATGGATCGGACGGTTGCAGAGTCGGGGATGAAGATGAGGTGGGGTTCGATAGGGAGTCGTTCTCGAGGTTGCTGCGTCGGGTGTCGCTGTTGGAAGCGAGGGTCTATGCAAAGATGTCGTATCTTGGGAATCTTGCGTATTCGATACCGAACATCAAG CCAGGGAACCTCTTGAAACACCAGGGATTGCGTTTCATCACATCGTCCTTGGAGAAGAGAGCGCAGTACCTGAATGTGGAAAAGGAGCAGAATTCTTCATTGGAGATGAAAGTAAAATCCACGGAACCCGAAAAGCAGGCATTGGGCCAAACTCCTGAAACGCTGACGGAGATAGAGGAAGCAGAGGGGGAGAGGCAGAGGAAGAATGGGTATCGGATAAGTGCGTTGGCTGCTTATCAGATTGCCGCCACTGCTGCATCCTATCTGCAATCTCATACAAGGAGCATTCTTCCATTCGGTTCTGCCAAAACAGAGAAGATGGAGGATTTGCCAAAAGGAGGTGCTGGTAACAACAGAAAGACTGAAATAACTAGCTCAGAAGTGGCATCTCTTGTTGCCACTACAAATTCGATGACTGTGGTGGTCGCTGGGAAAGAGGAAATGAAGCAAGCTGTTGCCAAGGACTTGAGATCGGCACACTCGTCGCCTTGCGAGTGGTTTATATGCGATGATGACAGCTGTGGGACAAGATTCTTTGCCATTCAG GGTTCTGAGTCACTTGCTTCTTGGCAGGCAAATCTATTGTTCGAGCCCATTCAGTTCGAG GGACTAAACGTTCTTGTGCATCGAGGGATCTATGAGGCTGCCAAAGGGATCTACGAGCAGATGTTGCCAGAAGTCAGAGCCCACCTAAAGTCCTGCGGCAATTCTGCCACCCTACGCTTCACTGGTCATTCCCTTGGGGGAAGCTTGGCACTGCTTGTCAATCTCATGTTACTGATACGAGGCGAGGCACCACTTTCTTCATTACTACCTGTTATAACATTTGgctcaccatccatcatgtgtggagGCGACTACCTACTTCGCAAGTTGGGCTTGCCTCAGAGTCATGTTCAGGCTATAACTATGCATCGAGACATTGTGCCCCGAGCCTTCTCTTGCAGCTATCCCGATCATGTAGCGGAGCTTCTCATGGCCGTCAATGGCAACTTCCGTAACCATCCGTGTCTCAAGAATCAG AAACTGCTATATGCTCCTATGGGGGAGCTTCTGATCCTTCAGCCAGATGAGAACTTCTCTCCACAACACCACCTCCTCCCCTCCGGCAGTGGTCTCTATCTTTTGGGTCATCCTGTATCAAATTCTGCTGACTTGGCAAGGCAGCTGCAGGCCGCACAGGCTGTGTTCCTCAACTCACCCCACCCACTCGAGATTCTCAGTGATCCATCTGCATATGGATCGGATGGAGCCATTTACAGAGACCACGACATGAACTCCTACTTGCGTTCTGTGCGTGGCGTGATCCGTCAGGAGCTCAAGCACATCAGGAAGGCAAAGAGGGAGCAGCGCAGAAAAGCATGGTGGCCACTCGTGGCCTCACAAGGGCTCCACGCCAGTACCACTGTGGGCCGGCAAACAGGTTCGGCCAATGTGGGTCAGCTCCAGCTCAACTTTTCTGGTGTCTTCCGAAATGGGAGGGAGTCATTGAAGCGGTTCAGTAGGCTTGTGGCATCACAGCATGTGCACCTGCTTGTTCTGTTCTTGTTCCCCGCACGATCATTGCTCCTAGAGACTTTTTCCATCACTAGCTTCAATTGA